Below is a genomic region from Halogeometricum sp. S1BR25-6.
CAGGGAGCGACGCTGGCCGAACTCGCCGCGGAGTTGGACGCGCCGAAGAGCACGGTGCACCGCCACCTCTCCACGCTGGCCGAACACAGCTTCGTTCGTGCGAACGACGGGCGATACGAGGTCGGGTTCCGCTTTCTCGAACTCGCCGAGTACGCGCGGACGCAACGGGAGGCCTACCAACTCGCGGAGTCGTCCGTCGAGCGACTCGCCGAGGAGACCCAAGAGCGCGCGCAGTTCGTCGTCGAAGAGCACGGTGAGGGCGTCTATCTCTACGTCGAAACGAGCGAACAGGCGGTCCGGACGGGTCACAGCGTCGGGAAGCGAATCCGCCTCCACTCGACTGCGGCGGGAAAGGTCATCCTCGCGCATCTGCCGGACGACCGAGTGGACGAAATTCTCGACACGCAGGGGCTCACACAGGAAACGGATCGGACTATCACCGACCGAGACGTCCTCGGCGACCAACTCTCCGAGATAGCCGAACAGGGGTACGCGTTCAACCGAGAGGAGAATATCAAGGGACTGTGCGCCGCCGCGGCCCCCGTGACCGATAGCGACGACGAACTGATCGGCGTTCTCAGCGTGTCCGGACCCTCGAACCGGATGAAGGGGGAGTGGTTCACCTCCAAGATTCCCGACCTCATTCTGGGGTCGGCGAACGAACTCGAACTCCGCATCGCGTACGCGTAGCGCGCGACGCTCCGGGCGCCTTCGGAAACGACGGTACGCGCTCCCGATGTCGTTCGCCCGCGAAGTTCCGGGAGGCGGTACGTCTAAGTCGCCTCCCGACGAAGCGCGTCACGAATTAGCAATGATACGCCACGACGTCGCCATTGTCGGCGGCGGTTGCGTCGGCCTCTCGGTCGCGAAGCACCTCGCGGCGCGGACGAACCTCGACGTCGCCGTTCTCGAAAAGGAACACCACCTCGCAGCGCACCAGAGCGGTCGGAACTCCGGCGTCCTCCACCCGGGATTCAACTATCCCCCCGGCTCGAAGAAGGCGCGCTTCGCCACGGAGGGGACCCGGCGCATGAAGGAGTACTGCGCGGCCCACGACGTGCCGTGCGA
It encodes:
- a CDS encoding IclR family transcriptional regulator, translated to MSMNDRLSTTEKSLEAVFALRRLQGATLAELAAELDAPKSTVHRHLSTLAEHSFVRANDGRYEVGFRFLELAEYARTQREAYQLAESSVERLAEETQERAQFVVEEHGEGVYLYVETSEQAVRTGHSVGKRIRLHSTAAGKVILAHLPDDRVDEILDTQGLTQETDRTITDRDVLGDQLSEIAEQGYAFNREENIKGLCAAAAPVTDSDDELIGVLSVSGPSNRMKGEWFTSKIPDLILGSANELELRIAYA